Proteins from one Mycobacterium adipatum genomic window:
- a CDS encoding AAA family ATPase, protein MSQTEYAEETPLNHLRLTARLNTSALDSRRGVVRLHPEAIAALGLREWDAVSLLGSRSTAAVVAIAPAGTPAGVALLDDVTLSNAGLRENTAVVVAPVTVNGARSVTLTGSRLATQSVSPATLRMALLGKVMTVGDTVSLLPRDLGPGTSTSAATTALTTSVGITWTSELLTVTGVDPAGTVSVQPNSNVCWGDGATVAAPADAGAAPAVPAIPLDDLKGAHVQAGKLAEWLKLALDEPQLLESLGATAHLGVLVSGPAGVGKSTLVRAVCAQRRLVELDGPEVGALRAEDRLSTVASAVTAVCAPDPAGSVLLITDIDALLPSTPEPAATLILAELRKALSTKGVAFIATSALPDNVDARLRAPELCDRELGLSLPDAATRTALLEVLLRGVPAAELDLQKVAERTPGFVVADLAALVREAALRAAARASADGEAPALTQDDFTGALSVIRPLSRSATEEVAVGAVTLEDVGDMVETKQALTEAVLWPLQHPDTFARLGVQPPRGVLLYGPPGCGKTFVVRALASSGRLSVHAVKGAELMDKWVGSSEKAVRELFRRARDSAPSLVFLDEIDALAPRRGQSHDSGVTDRVVAALLTELDGIDPLRDVVVLGATNRPDLIDPALLRPGRLEKLVFVEPPDAQARKDILRTAGKSVPLAADVELDALAEDLDGYSAADCVALLREAALTAMRRSIDAADVTAEDVAKARENIRPSLDPAQVEALRAFAEDR, encoded by the coding sequence CGCCCGGCTCAACACCTCCGCCCTGGACAGCCGACGCGGGGTGGTGCGCCTGCACCCGGAGGCCATCGCCGCCCTCGGTCTGCGCGAATGGGATGCGGTGTCGCTGCTGGGATCGCGTAGCACCGCCGCTGTCGTCGCGATCGCGCCCGCCGGCACCCCCGCCGGGGTGGCCCTGCTCGACGACGTGACGTTGTCCAACGCCGGCCTGCGCGAGAACACCGCCGTGGTGGTGGCCCCGGTGACGGTCAACGGGGCCCGCTCGGTCACGCTGACCGGTTCCCGGCTGGCCACCCAGTCGGTGTCACCGGCCACCCTGCGGATGGCGCTGCTCGGCAAGGTCATGACCGTCGGTGACACCGTGTCGCTGCTGCCGCGCGACCTGGGGCCGGGCACCTCGACGTCGGCGGCGACCACGGCACTGACCACCTCGGTGGGCATCACCTGGACCTCGGAGCTGCTGACCGTCACCGGCGTCGACCCGGCCGGCACGGTGAGTGTGCAACCGAACTCGAATGTCTGCTGGGGCGACGGAGCGACCGTCGCCGCCCCGGCCGACGCCGGGGCGGCACCGGCGGTTCCCGCGATCCCGCTCGATGATCTCAAGGGTGCCCATGTCCAGGCCGGCAAGCTCGCCGAATGGCTCAAGCTGGCCCTCGACGAGCCGCAGTTGCTGGAAAGCCTGGGCGCCACAGCACATCTCGGCGTGCTGGTGTCCGGGCCCGCCGGGGTGGGCAAATCCACACTGGTGCGGGCGGTCTGCGCGCAGCGCCGGCTGGTCGAACTCGATGGGCCCGAGGTCGGGGCGCTCCGCGCCGAGGATCGGCTGTCCACCGTGGCCTCCGCGGTCACCGCGGTGTGCGCCCCCGATCCGGCCGGCAGCGTGCTGCTGATCACCGATATCGATGCGCTGCTGCCGTCCACACCAGAGCCGGCGGCCACCCTGATCCTTGCCGAGCTGCGTAAAGCGTTGTCCACCAAGGGCGTTGCGTTCATCGCCACCTCGGCGCTGCCCGACAACGTCGACGCCCGGCTGCGGGCACCCGAGCTGTGCGACCGCGAACTGGGTTTGAGCCTGCCCGACGCCGCCACCCGCACGGCGCTGCTGGAGGTGCTGCTACGTGGTGTGCCGGCCGCCGAACTGGACCTGCAGAAGGTCGCCGAACGCACACCGGGTTTCGTCGTCGCCGATCTGGCCGCCCTGGTCCGGGAGGCGGCGCTGCGCGCGGCGGCCCGTGCCAGCGCCGACGGCGAGGCACCGGCGCTGACCCAGGACGATTTCACCGGGGCGCTCTCGGTGATCCGCCCGCTGTCCCGCTCGGCCACCGAGGAGGTGGCCGTCGGTGCGGTGACCCTCGAGGACGTCGGCGATATGGTCGAAACGAAGCAGGCCCTGACCGAGGCGGTGCTGTGGCCGCTGCAACATCCCGACACGTTCGCCCGGCTCGGCGTGCAACCGCCGCGCGGCGTGCTGCTCTACGGACCGCCGGGCTGCGGTAAGACGTTCGTGGTGCGCGCGCTGGCCAGCTCGGGCCGGCTGTCCGTGCACGCCGTCAAGGGTGCCGAACTGATGGACAAGTGGGTCGGCTCCTCGGAGAAGGCGGTGCGTGAATTGTTCCGCCGCGCCCGGGATTCGGCACCGTCGCTGGTGTTCCTCGACGAGATCGACGCGCTCGCGCCGCGCCGCGGGCAGAGCCATGATTCCGGGGTGACCGACCGCGTGGTCGCCGCGCTGCTGACCGAACTCGACGGTATCGACCCGCTGCGCGACGTCGTGGTGCTGGGCGCGACCAACCGTCCCGATCTGATCGACCCGGCGCTGCTGCGCCCGGGACGATTGGAGAAGCTGGTGTTCGTCGAGCCACCGGATGCCCAGGCGCGCAAGGACATTCTGCGCACCGCGGGCAAGTCCGTCCCGCTGGCCGCCGATGTGGAGCTCGACGCGCTCGCCGAGGACCTGGACGGCTACAGCGCCGCGGATTGCGTCGCGCTGCTCCGCGAGGCTGCCCTGACGGCGATGCGACGCTCCATCGACGCGGCCGATGTCACCGCCGAGGATGTGGCGAAGGCCCGCGAAAACATCCGCCCGTCACTGGATCCGGCGCAGGTCGAGGCGTTACGCGCCTTCGCTGAGGATCGCTAG
- a CDS encoding SRPBCC family protein: MVSASREIAAAPDVIFELIADPAQQPRWDGNGNLAEAAAGQRVHAVGDVFAMTLGNGAVRENRIVEFEEGRRIAWLPSEEGKAPPGHLWRWEIEPIDAGRSTVTHTYDWTNLTEEKRLVRARATTADKLAASIERLAILSEGA; encoded by the coding sequence ATTGTGAGCGCCAGCCGAGAGATCGCCGCGGCCCCCGATGTCATCTTCGAACTGATCGCCGACCCGGCCCAGCAGCCGCGCTGGGACGGCAACGGCAACCTCGCCGAGGCGGCCGCCGGGCAGCGGGTGCACGCCGTCGGTGACGTGTTCGCGATGACGTTGGGCAACGGCGCCGTCCGGGAAAACCGCATCGTCGAATTCGAGGAAGGCCGCCGGATCGCCTGGCTGCCCTCCGAGGAGGGCAAGGCGCCGCCCGGGCACCTGTGGCGCTGGGAGATCGAGCCGATCGACGCGGGCAGATCGACGGTGACCCACACCTATGACTGGACGAACCTGACCGAAGAGAAGCGCCTGGTGCGTGCCCGGGCCACCACCGCGGACAAGCTGGCCGCCTCGATCGAACGGCTAGCGATCCTCAGCGAAGGCGCGTAA
- a CDS encoding DUF1707 domain-containing protein: MPDIRAGDRERERTATDLGQALAQGYLPMAEYEDRLGRAFAANSTGELDTLVADLPVARLRHHDPRRRTAQLRAARLSARIHLVAYLAGSLLMLGIWLAVGLGGGAWYFWPVWPILGWGIGVVGHVIPVMAHVRS, translated from the coding sequence ATGCCCGATATCCGCGCCGGAGACCGCGAGCGGGAACGGACCGCCACCGATCTGGGACAGGCCCTGGCCCAGGGCTACCTGCCCATGGCGGAATATGAGGACCGGTTGGGCCGGGCATTCGCCGCGAACAGCACCGGCGAACTGGACACCCTCGTCGCCGACCTACCGGTCGCCCGGCTACGGCACCACGATCCGCGCCGGCGTACCGCACAGCTGCGGGCGGCGCGGCTCAGCGCGCGCATCCACCTCGTCGCCTACCTTGCCGGCAGCCTGCTGATGCTCGGCATCTGGCTGGCCGTCGGACTCGGCGGCGGCGCCTGGTACTTCTGGCCGGTCTGGCCGATCTTGGGCTGGGGTATCGGTGTTGTCGGACACGTCATTCCGGTCATGGCTCATGTCAGGTCGTAA
- a CDS encoding Na+/H+ antiporter subunit A, with translation MLTVLLAHAIATALAPLLVARWGRLAFYPLALVPLGSLLWVGMNWPGEDDPPTVHIPWVPELSMDITLRFDSLAAIMSVLVLGIGALVLFYCAEYFHHHEGRIEKRLPSFAAELVAFSGAMFGLVVSDNMLLLYVFWETTTVLSFLLVGHYAERATSRRAATQALLVTTFGGLAMLVGIIVLGNLSGTYLLSELIAAPPSGTAATIGIALVLVGALSKSAIVPLHFWLPGAMAAPTPVSAYLHAAAMVKAGVYLVARMTPGFADTPLWRPMVVGLGLLTMLMAGWRAVREYDLKLILAFGTVSQLGLITIMVGAGGPDMMLAGLAMLCAHAMFKAALFMVVGVIDHATGTRDIRKLAGLGRQHRPLLIIAVGATASMAALPPFFGFVAKEADLETVLHSPALAAAAPFVLAGIVIGSVFTTIYSLRFLWGAFADKGLDAPSVRVAEMHRPPVTFLLPPAILAAAGLVFGLWPAGVDAALDDYAGTVPGPSDYHLALWHGFGVPLLLSVLILGVGTGLFFGRNRLPRTKLKYTPLGNADRIYDEVMRGLDVAAVRLTAQTQRGSLPATQSVILCTLVLLPVGALVMGARTRADLAPKMELWESPLQVVIGLVILAAAVGATVMRNRLAAVLLVGVTGYGCGVIFAFHGAPDLALTQFLVETLLLVIFVLVLRTLPAEADRSNVNRSRLPRAALSLAVGAAVTALAVFAMSARDTRPIAELLPDAAYFRGHGANTVNVLLVDIRAWDTMGEISVLVVAATGVASMVFRNRRFGSAPRVSQATPGAVGQPDIGLVGAYSPAAGDVTWLRGSELRDPRHRSLVLEVATRVIFPLIMVLSAYLFFTGHNTPGGGFAGGLTAGLALVLRYLAGGRYELGETLPLDAGKILGAGLLLSAGTALTSLFLGAPVLSSAVLHLDVPVLGDIKLVTALFFDLGVYLIVVGLVLDILRSLGARVDVEMKR, from the coding sequence ATGCTCACCGTTCTCCTCGCCCATGCGATCGCCACCGCGTTGGCGCCGCTTCTGGTCGCCAGATGGGGCCGGCTGGCGTTCTATCCCTTGGCGTTGGTCCCGCTGGGATCCCTGCTGTGGGTGGGGATGAACTGGCCAGGCGAGGACGACCCCCCGACGGTTCACATCCCCTGGGTGCCGGAACTGTCCATGGACATCACGCTGCGCTTCGACTCGCTGGCCGCCATCATGAGCGTGCTGGTACTGGGCATCGGCGCGCTCGTGCTGTTCTATTGCGCCGAGTACTTCCACCATCACGAGGGCCGTATCGAGAAGCGGCTGCCCAGTTTCGCCGCCGAGCTCGTCGCCTTCTCCGGCGCGATGTTCGGGCTGGTGGTCAGCGACAACATGCTGTTGCTCTACGTGTTCTGGGAAACCACCACCGTGCTGTCCTTCCTGCTGGTGGGTCACTACGCCGAACGTGCCACCAGCCGTCGCGCAGCCACCCAGGCGCTGCTGGTGACGACCTTCGGTGGCCTGGCGATGCTGGTCGGCATCATCGTGCTCGGCAACCTCTCGGGTACCTATCTGCTCTCCGAGCTCATCGCCGCGCCCCCGTCCGGTACGGCGGCCACCATCGGCATCGCGTTGGTCCTGGTCGGCGCGCTGTCCAAATCGGCGATCGTGCCGCTGCACTTCTGGCTGCCCGGCGCGATGGCCGCCCCCACACCGGTCAGCGCCTACCTGCACGCCGCCGCGATGGTGAAGGCCGGCGTGTACCTGGTCGCCCGGATGACCCCGGGGTTCGCCGATACCCCGCTATGGCGACCCATGGTGGTGGGGCTCGGCCTGCTCACCATGCTGATGGCGGGCTGGCGCGCCGTCCGCGAATACGATCTCAAACTCATCCTGGCCTTCGGCACCGTCAGCCAACTGGGATTGATCACCATCATGGTCGGCGCGGGCGGGCCGGACATGATGCTGGCCGGACTGGCCATGCTCTGCGCGCACGCCATGTTCAAGGCCGCGTTGTTCATGGTGGTCGGTGTGATCGACCACGCCACCGGCACCCGCGACATCCGCAAGCTGGCCGGTCTCGGCAGGCAGCACCGGCCGCTGTTGATCATCGCAGTCGGGGCCACCGCCAGCATGGCCGCGTTGCCGCCGTTCTTCGGGTTCGTGGCCAAGGAAGCCGATCTGGAGACCGTGCTGCACAGCCCGGCCCTGGCCGCCGCGGCCCCGTTCGTGCTCGCCGGCATCGTGATCGGCTCGGTGTTCACCACCATCTACAGCCTGCGGTTCCTGTGGGGTGCCTTCGCCGACAAGGGACTCGACGCGCCCAGCGTGCGCGTCGCCGAGATGCACCGCCCGCCGGTCACCTTCCTGCTGCCGCCGGCCATTCTCGCGGCCGCCGGTCTGGTGTTCGGCCTGTGGCCCGCCGGGGTGGATGCGGCGCTGGACGACTACGCCGGGACCGTGCCCGGCCCATCGGACTACCACCTGGCTCTGTGGCACGGATTCGGCGTCCCGCTGCTGTTGTCGGTGCTGATCCTCGGCGTCGGCACGGGCCTGTTCTTCGGCCGTAACCGATTGCCGCGTACGAAGCTCAAGTACACCCCGCTGGGCAATGCCGACCGGATCTACGACGAGGTGATGCGCGGCCTGGACGTGGCGGCGGTGCGCTTGACCGCGCAGACCCAGCGCGGTTCGCTGCCCGCCACCCAGTCGGTCATTCTCTGCACACTGGTACTGCTGCCGGTCGGCGCACTCGTGATGGGTGCCCGTACCCGCGCGGACCTCGCCCCGAAAATGGAGCTGTGGGAGTCCCCACTGCAGGTGGTGATCGGCCTGGTGATCCTGGCCGCCGCGGTGGGCGCGACGGTGATGCGCAACCGGCTGGCCGCGGTCCTGCTGGTCGGTGTCACCGGCTACGGCTGCGGCGTCATCTTCGCCTTCCACGGCGCACCCGACCTCGCCCTGACCCAATTCCTGGTCGAGACACTGCTGTTGGTGATCTTCGTGCTGGTGTTGCGCACGCTGCCCGCCGAGGCCGACCGTTCGAACGTCAACCGCAGCCGACTGCCTCGGGCGGCGCTGTCGCTGGCGGTCGGCGCGGCGGTGACCGCGCTGGCGGTGTTCGCGATGTCCGCCCGCGACACCCGCCCGATCGCCGAACTGCTGCCCGACGCGGCCTACTTCCGCGGGCACGGCGCCAACACCGTCAACGTGTTGTTGGTCGACATCCGCGCCTGGGACACCATGGGTGAGATCTCGGTGCTGGTCGTCGCTGCAACCGGAGTGGCATCCATGGTGTTCCGCAACAGGCGTTTCGGATCCGCACCGCGCGTCTCGCAGGCCACACCGGGCGCCGTCGGGCAGCCCGATATCGGACTGGTCGGGGCGTACAGCCCGGCGGCCGGTGATGTCACCTGGCTGCGCGGCAGCGAACTGCGCGACCCGCGGCACCGCTCGCTGGTGCTCGAGGTGGCCACCCGGGTCATCTTCCCGCTCATCATGGTGCTGTCGGCATACCTGTTCTTCACCGGCCACAACACACCGGGCGGGGGCTTTGCCGGTGGGCTGACGGCCGGGCTGGCGCTGGTGCTGCGGTATCTCGCCGGTGGCCGCTACGAACTCGGCGAGACGCTGCCGCTGGACGCGGGCAAAATACTCGGCGCTGGGCTCTTGCTGTCGGCGGGCACCGCACTCACGTCGCTGTTCCTCGGGGCACCGGTGCTGTCCTCGGCGGTGCTGCATCTCGACGTGCCGGTCCTCGGCGACATCAAACTGGTCACCGCGCTGTTTTTCGATCTCGGCGTGTATCTGATCGTGGTCGGACTTGTCCTCGACATCCTGCGCAGCCTGGGTGCCCGCGTCGATGTGGAGATGAAACGGTGA
- a CDS encoding Na(+)/H(+) antiporter subunit C, with translation MITYLVPLVLIGALTSAGVYLLLERTLTRMLLGLLLIGNAVNLLILNVGGPSGNPPVYGRSSNGAQTDADPLAQGMILTAIVIAMGIAAFVLALAYRSYQLTTIEEVSNDPEDTRVAERADDDAVDRDVPDVVPARDTDAPDELDALPGAEGSR, from the coding sequence ATGATCACCTACCTGGTTCCGCTCGTCCTGATCGGCGCCCTCACCAGCGCCGGGGTGTATCTGCTGCTGGAACGCACCCTGACCCGAATGTTGTTGGGGCTGTTGTTGATCGGCAATGCCGTGAACCTGCTGATCCTCAACGTCGGCGGACCGTCCGGGAATCCGCCGGTGTATGGCCGGTCCAGCAACGGCGCGCAGACCGATGCCGACCCGCTGGCGCAGGGCATGATCTTGACCGCGATCGTGATCGCAATGGGCATCGCCGCCTTCGTGCTGGCGCTGGCCTACCGGTCCTATCAGCTGACCACGATCGAAGAGGTCAGCAACGATCCCGAGGACACCAGGGTGGCCGAACGGGCGGACGACGACGCCGTCGACCGCGACGTCCCCGACGTGGTGCCCGCACGCGACACCGACGCCCCCGACGAACTCGACGCCCTGCCGGGCGCGGAGGGCTCACGCTGA
- a CDS encoding Na+/H+ antiporter subunit D — protein sequence MTLATILTPLPVLIPTIAAATTLVAGRSPRLQQLISLTALTTVVAVCAALLYLVDRDGTVAVQVGGWGQSEPGMGPLGITLVADRLSVLMLVVSSIVLLAVVFYAIGQGISDGDERQPVSIFQPTYLILSAGVCTAFLAGDLFNLFVGFEVLLAASFVLLTIGGSAERVRAGISYVMVSMVSSLIFLIGIAMVYAATGTLNMAEVAVRLADVPDGTRTALFAVLLVAFGIKAAVFPLSAWLPDSYPTAPAPVTAVFAGLLTKVGVYAIIRTHSLLFPGGRLDDVLMVAALLTMVIGILGAIAQNDIKRLLSFTLVSHIGYMIFGIALGNHLGMSGAVYYVAHHIVVQTTLFLVVGLIERQAGASTLQRLGGLAAASPLLAFVFVIPALNLGGIPPFSGFIGKVALVEAGAQSGSSLAWVLVGGSVTTSLLTLYAVTRVWTKAFWRARADAPEGALSNTVPAALIDDDDDIAFADRSDVGRMPVGMLLPTGALITVGLALTVFAGPIYGYSERAADEILDRSQYISAVLAP from the coding sequence ATGACCCTCGCCACGATTCTCACGCCACTGCCTGTGCTGATCCCCACTATCGCCGCCGCCACCACCCTGGTCGCCGGCCGCAGTCCGCGTCTGCAGCAGTTGATTTCGCTGACGGCGTTGACCACGGTGGTGGCGGTGTGCGCGGCGCTGCTGTACTTGGTCGACCGCGACGGCACGGTCGCCGTACAGGTCGGCGGCTGGGGACAGAGCGAACCCGGGATGGGCCCGCTCGGCATCACCCTGGTCGCAGACCGGCTCTCGGTGCTGATGCTGGTGGTGTCCTCGATAGTGCTGCTGGCGGTGGTCTTCTACGCCATCGGACAGGGCATCAGCGACGGCGACGAACGTCAACCGGTCTCGATCTTCCAGCCCACCTATCTCATCCTGTCCGCGGGTGTCTGCACCGCGTTCCTGGCAGGCGATCTGTTCAACCTGTTCGTCGGTTTCGAGGTGCTGCTGGCCGCCAGCTTCGTGCTGCTGACCATCGGTGGCAGCGCCGAGCGGGTCCGGGCCGGCATCTCCTACGTGATGGTGTCGATGGTGTCCTCGCTGATCTTCCTGATCGGCATCGCGATGGTCTACGCGGCCACCGGCACGCTCAACATGGCCGAGGTCGCGGTGCGCCTCGCCGACGTGCCCGACGGCACCCGCACCGCGCTGTTCGCGGTGCTGCTCGTCGCCTTCGGGATCAAGGCCGCGGTCTTCCCGCTGTCGGCCTGGCTACCCGACTCCTATCCGACCGCGCCGGCGCCCGTGACGGCCGTATTCGCCGGCCTGCTGACCAAGGTCGGTGTGTACGCGATCATCCGCACCCATTCGCTGTTGTTCCCCGGAGGCCGACTCGACGATGTGTTGATGGTGGCGGCACTGCTGACCATGGTGATCGGCATCCTGGGTGCCATCGCGCAGAACGACATCAAGCGATTGTTGTCGTTCACCTTGGTCAGCCACATCGGCTACATGATCTTCGGTATCGCGCTGGGCAACCACCTCGGCATGTCCGGTGCCGTCTACTACGTGGCGCACCACATCGTCGTGCAGACCACGCTCTTTTTGGTGGTGGGCCTGATCGAACGCCAGGCCGGAGCATCGACCCTGCAACGCCTGGGCGGGTTGGCCGCGGCCAGCCCACTGCTGGCATTCGTCTTTGTCATCCCGGCGCTGAATCTCGGTGGCATCCCGCCGTTCTCCGGGTTCATCGGGAAGGTTGCCCTGGTCGAAGCCGGGGCACAGTCGGGCTCCTCGCTGGCGTGGGTGCTGGTGGGCGGCAGCGTGACGACAAGCCTGCTCACGCTCTACGCCGTCACCCGGGTGTGGACCAAGGCGTTCTGGCGGGCGCGCGCGGATGCCCCGGAGGGGGCACTGTCCAACACGGTGCCCGCCGCGCTCATCGACGATGACGACGATATCGCCTTCGCAGATCGCAGCGATGTGGGCAGGATGCCGGTCGGGATGCTGTTGCCCACCGGCGCGCTCATCACGGTCGGGTTGGCGCTGACGGTATTTGCGGGACCCATCTACGGCTACAGTGAGCGCGCCGCCGATGAGATACTCGACCGCAGCCAGTACATCTCGGCGGTGTTGGCGCCATGA
- a CDS encoding Na+/H+ antiporter subunit E, with protein MRKITLRIWTLCWLMLVWVLLWGTFSAANIVSGLLVALVITLLLPLPRVPVEGKVRPLALLRLILYVAVKLVVSSFQVAWLAIKPGPPPLTAVLRAHLAVKSDLVLALAAGVLTLIPGSVVLEIDQRRRLLYLHVLDVGSEENVDRFYRQVKTVERLMVAAFERDADWRPAAEKEAL; from the coding sequence ATGAGGAAGATCACGTTACGCATCTGGACGCTGTGCTGGCTCATGCTGGTGTGGGTTCTGTTGTGGGGCACCTTCTCTGCGGCCAACATCGTCAGCGGCCTGCTGGTGGCGCTGGTCATCACGCTGCTGCTGCCACTGCCCCGGGTGCCGGTCGAAGGCAAGGTCCGGCCGCTGGCGTTGCTGCGCCTGATCCTCTATGTCGCAGTCAAACTGGTGGTGTCGTCGTTCCAGGTGGCCTGGCTGGCGATCAAGCCCGGGCCGCCGCCGCTCACCGCGGTGCTGCGCGCGCACCTGGCCGTCAAGTCCGATCTGGTGCTGGCCCTGGCGGCCGGTGTATTGACCCTGATTCCGGGATCGGTGGTGCTGGAGATCGATCAGCGACGGCGGCTCCTCTACCTACACGTGCTCGACGTCGGGTCCGAGGAGAACGTCGACCGGTTCTACCGCCAGGTCAAAACGGTCGAACGGCTGATGGTGGCGGCGTTCGAGCGGGACGCCGACTGGCGACCGGCAGCCGAGAAGGAGGCCCTCTGA
- a CDS encoding monovalent cation/H+ antiporter complex subunit F, with product MHLVWIAAAVMLSAAAAITVYRLLAGPSTLDRLVALDAFVAVSMCGIGTWAAFSLDSTVTYTLTALALISFVGSVSVARFRVPDREHNDGSLR from the coding sequence ATGCACCTGGTATGGATCGCCGCGGCGGTGATGCTCTCGGCTGCCGCCGCCATCACCGTGTACCGACTGCTGGCCGGGCCCAGCACCCTGGACCGGCTGGTGGCATTGGATGCCTTTGTGGCGGTGTCGATGTGCGGTATCGGGACGTGGGCGGCGTTCAGTCTGGACAGCACCGTCACCTACACGCTGACCGCGCTGGCATTGATCAGCTTCGTGGGCTCGGTGAGCGTCGCCCGGTTCCGGGTGCCCGACCGCGAGCACAACGATGGGAGCCTGCGATGA
- a CDS encoding monovalent cation/H(+) antiporter subunit G, which yields MTVVEIITSVLVLGGSALALTAAIGVVRFPDTLSRMHAASKPQVLGLLLVLAGAAIRLSGHPDVGMIILAGLFTIFTAPVVANRVGQLAYREQTIGDDVVTDDLADNPFPDPSRHSES from the coding sequence ATGACCGTCGTCGAGATCATCACCTCGGTGCTCGTGCTCGGTGGGTCCGCGCTCGCCCTGACCGCCGCGATCGGTGTGGTGCGCTTCCCGGATACATTGTCGCGCATGCACGCTGCCAGCAAGCCTCAGGTGCTGGGGCTGCTGCTGGTGCTGGCCGGAGCGGCGATCCGGCTCAGCGGTCATCCCGATGTCGGCATGATCATCCTGGCCGGGCTGTTCACCATCTTCACCGCACCGGTGGTGGCCAACCGGGTCGGGCAGCTCGCCTACCGGGAACAGACGATCGGCGACGATGTGGTCACCGATGATCTGGCCGACAACCCGTTCCCCGATCCGAGCCGTCACTCCGAGAGCTGA
- a CDS encoding LON peptidase substrate-binding domain-containing protein: MFPLEMAMLPGEELPLRIFEPRYSAMISQCLAGEPMFGVVMIAAGREVGGGEARHDVGVLARIVEHADLGEGRYRLRCILGQRIRVTEWLTDAPYPRATTVPWPDEAGPSVTGADIAAVEDIVMALFERIAAARDATLPPREDLLGGPEPGQQAGDRLYALAARIPIGQADRYAVLAAPNAQARLEALREAVETVAAMVEFQLSE, encoded by the coding sequence ATGTTCCCGCTGGAGATGGCCATGCTGCCCGGCGAGGAGCTACCGCTGCGGATCTTCGAGCCCCGCTACAGCGCGATGATTTCGCAATGCCTGGCCGGTGAGCCCATGTTCGGTGTGGTGATGATCGCCGCCGGCCGCGAAGTGGGCGGAGGTGAGGCTCGCCATGACGTCGGTGTGCTGGCCCGGATCGTCGAACACGCCGACCTGGGTGAGGGACGCTACCGGCTGCGCTGCATCCTCGGCCAGCGGATCAGGGTGACCGAATGGCTTACGGACGCACCGTATCCGCGGGCGACGACCGTGCCGTGGCCGGATGAAGCCGGCCCGTCGGTGACCGGCGCGGACATCGCCGCCGTGGAGGACATCGTGATGGCGCTCTTCGAGCGGATCGCCGCGGCCCGTGACGCGACACTACCGCCGCGTGAGGACCTGCTCGGCGGTCCGGAGCCGGGCCAGCAGGCCGGAGATCGGCTGTACGCGTTGGCCGCCCGCATCCCCATCGGCCAGGCCGACCGGTACGCCGTGCTGGCCGCACCGAATGCGCAGGCCCGACTGGAGGCGCTGCGCGAGGCCGTGGAGACCGTCGCGGCGATGGTGGAGTTTCAGCTCTCGGAGTGA